CAGATCAAAAAGAAGTCAGTGCCACCTCATCATAGTATATCATCATCATAGGCCTTATCCCAATTCCTCTCCTTCACAACCCAAATGAGAAGTCAAAAAACCAGTTTAGCCTTGGTGAATTGCTGCAAAGCATGTGACACGCCCATCCTCAGTTGGCAACATGACCATATATTTCCATGTCATGATGTCAGTTGGGAACAGACGTGTCACATGGTGTTTCTAACCATTAACCAAAAGCAAAACAGCAGAGGTAATCAAATAGGCAAAAAGAAAACTGTTTAGTTGTGGTGAATGGATGTACATCATGAGATGCACCCATACTCATGTAGCCACATCATGCTACATGACCAAATGAAGTAGTTAGTTGGGTATGGATGTATCTCATGGTGTGGCTAACCAGCCACCCAAAAGCAAAACTTCAAACACAATCCAATAGGTAAATAGACAACTATTGCATAAATAGTTCCAACCAGTCCACCATCACAAGCCTTACCAATTCAAGTACCAGCAGACACAACTGCCTTCACCATGATCAAATATTACATAAATATGGTTAGACACCTCCCAAATGAGCAACCAAAATACACCCAAAAGGGCAGGTGCTACTAAGTCAAGCTACCTTGCTGCACAAAAGGCCCTAAgtcattgtaacaccctcggtgttacactataaattatttactaaaatatgtcatgaacatcatgtttatgtgttaatgcatgtaataaagtggGTAGATCAAATTTCGTAACTCGAAACGATCGACAGAAATGTGAAACGAAAGTTTATTTGATAGTTATGTTGTATTACTTAGGGtctaaaactaatttttattaagcaaaagtgctataaaacatatatgtgacaccttaataaagtttgaagtacacattttgtagaagatagtgcaacttttgttttaacaaTATAGTAACGATAGATAACATTTCAAATAGCTTGGGAATCGAATTTGAAGCAATCCAAACCAAGGCTTAGTCGATTTCTTAAGTTTGAAAACGgattgacaaagctatgtttggtaatttttgtagaggaATTGGGTTAAGGAGGGGTGTTGTATTatgacttgttttagtagcctaatatgccCTCTTAGGTATAGTAAAGATGGTTTGGGTGTTTGGCCAACCGATTAGTTGAATTGGACGCTTTAAAAACCATGCACAACACGTTCTCGGCCTGTTTCCTCATGTGGGCACGGTCACCGTGTCTCTGGGATGCGACATCATTGCCTCGGGCACCCCGCGAGCATGCACTCTGCCATGCTCGGTCGAACACCATGGGCGGGTCGGCCTGGGCGCATGATGCTGCTGCCATGCCGGCCCGGTGCCTTGGCCGTTGTGCCGCCCTAATGCGCGGGCATCCCATCTCGCTGCTCGCGTCGCAACACAGCTGTTGCTACCATCGTGTCTTCTCGCGCAACGCGCTGCATCTCTAGCCATGTTGATGCTATCGCACATGGCCGTGGACGCCGTTGCCACGCCATTGATGGCACTGCGGTGCGCGGGCCACACCGGTCGCATGTGTGTGTGTATGTCGGCTAGCGCCTAACCATGGTATGTGCTGGTCGCACCAACCGCATCTAGCCAAGCATGCTCGAGCTAAGTCTAGACTGAGTCCCACTGCCTCCCGTCCGCCTGCGTTCCCCTACCTTTTCCCCTAACGCCGCCGCTGCGCCATGACAATGCCTAGACGTGAGAGGTGCCTCTCATTAATTCCGCATGCCTACACCTATGCTCTCTTGTTGTCTCACCGCCTAAGCCACCCATAGTCTTGAGGATGGCTGACTAGGCACCAATTTGGTGTTTCTGCCCTAGCGAGTTGTTAAGGCCATGCTTGGCTGTGGTGCGGACAGCTCGCTCACCATTCACCCACTGTCCAATTCATTGTACCACTATTTTCGCCAAGCTCTTTCCTTCGCCCTGCGCACCTCAACCCAGTAGCTACTGGCTCGCCTTCGTCGCTGACGTGACCATGTCACCGCGGTGCGCCGCCACCAAGCTTGGTCGCATGTGTCCGGCTTCTCTCAGATGCCCTCTACCTCAACCATCACTTCGGGCATACTCGCGGTGTGTCATTGGTGCTTAACCACCACCTCTACCGGCCTATTAGTGCTATAGCTCGTCGAGGTGGCTGCGCCGCTGTCATGGGCGGTCGTGCGCGGTGGCAACTCGCTCTGGTTCACCCCATGGCTCTATATCACCGCGTTGAGTTAGCGTTAGGGTCGTAGGTGGTTTTGGCTCATTGGTGGAGTCGATGCGGGTCCTGGGTGGCCGGTGCACCGCCTTATGTCACTGCCTGCCATGCCGACGCGCGCAGGGATGGTTGAGGACCTGGCCGTTGTAAAGATGAGTTGTTGCGAGGGCTATTTTGCTTAAGTGCCGACTATAGGAATAGGCTGTATAGTGGTTGCGTGAATAGCAGATGGAGTGGGGGCGTTTTTGCAAAAGTACCAACGCGTACGGGCTTCCCTGCCGTGGGCCGTTTTTGCGCATGGGCCATGCCTCGTGTGGGCCACGTTGGGCCAGAATCCGTTTATCATTTCGAtgagaaaatagaaatagttttatattttacaTTCTGAGCTGAACattgaaaattaatatcaattcgagtagatgtccaaaaattatgaaataaattgtGTTCAGTTCCTAAAAATATTGTCTATCTGATGGTATAGTTAGTTTATGCATGTTTGAGTTGGTACTGAGGCCTATTAAATTAATTGCGAGTATTTAGTATCATTTAGATtaatattgtagaaatttttgtggcatatGGGTAATAGTTTtgtccatgaaatttttacagtaggttcattgtattattgtggtcactgtaatttttgtagccttagaatgggttgagaaatatggtagctaagtactccttgttgtagtatatcggaaatcattaataagagtaagaatatattttgGTTGCTAAGTATcacttgtaggtgaaaccctGCTGGTTTGATGGTAATGACGATTAGCTTGGCATCTTAGCCATTAGAGTCAGCTTAATAGTTTGATAGAAGTagtgtattttaagagttgcggttgtcaTAATACAAAACATTGCATCATTATTTTATGCATGTAGGGAACGAGCTAGTGGAGTTCGTGACCGCGGGCGGGCAAGAGTACAAgaaggtgattgaagagtacgaggaggagattctcgcataggagggagccccggagctaCCAgcgactgactttgctgacaccccacttgcccaaggcaagcccggtgcataacccctatttggaataagcactgaatatatatatctgtgatgtgcatttacgttacagatattttatggaaaccacctgcataaatatatctacctatgaatcttactagcttaggtcgagtagctgctatgcttaggtttttcagtagcgtgagtaacctgtcgttactcacaataggtgattattattatcactcttatgataaaatggtaaaaggaaaaatagtgaccagacagggatatggtatgggtattagtgggtataagaggttgtgtaccatagccaatggggcatagcttgctTACACTATTTTccatgtctgtgtcggttaaagaCTGgctgttgcattgggttctaggcaagtcacagacttattatcccaagcaaatacttgtttatgggagcagggaaggttCGTTGctttcttgtcatgggttctagctctttttggaccaactaattggaggcggggatggtggaggtctaagcaccactctgagtccgggactcgtgtgtgggggcttggagtccaagtttggacagggacctagaccccttgacaggagagtggtgggttggtcttgcttgtgcctagggtacaagcggggtctgtgtttcggggtacccagctggacacattgattcatgaatcaccggacaatctagtacaacttgtctacagtttagcaccatagtaagaactggaagatgaaagatggtgaaatggatctgtttgctcaattcatacttgaaagtagtacaggtgcttacatagaatggttatataatgaactaatcatggctgctaataagaaacatacataaggattcactactagtattgctttccataaaaagaaaacccagcaaagaaaaaagcttatcatatcctttggagtcgggaaattttcctactagtcgggtaagtcttgcgagtacattgtctactcagggtttatttatccctgttgcaggtgcagcttgaagagtagctgttgtgtggaggattcttttggtggacacagacggatccttgtattctaccattagatgtttattgtaattccactATTTAAATTCTATACTCTGAACTTGGttctgtaataatatatttctaaaaactctggttgtatgaaatagattaagtattgtaaaatcgttctcattattggatcctggagggaaaacgtggattattcgagttctccctcggggtgtgctcgatggaactgtccgatgtagcttgctttcagggtgcttagtgtctagtggaagacgagcgcccccaaaggtgtgttatttcaggtggttctaccacaggtggtaccaGAGTCAATAATGAACCTACGAGTTttataactcttttcaaaacctaaaatttgactaacaaaagttttgcgaaaagtaggttGCGataaaaattatgtaaataagtataagccctagcaatatggtctatctaggatagcggcactggttatGTATAATcaagtttctgtaggtacactaacttatgctacgtaagaatcatttagcgtacggaaagtgagtgtgcgatgtgccgaaaatttttgcgaatgccactatattctagcttgagtgaacgggtaggccgatgcatgcatcatgaaaacagAATCTTGCTTTAAACTAAATTCCCCCCTACACATATAAATggaattagtgaattgataggataacctaaaagaatgctttaataaaagtcttatcatttctctaagtctcttgttcctaatctagagagttgtccctaatggttggttcctatctgtttatagatgaatctgaggtctggTCGCGAGGGTACCAGTGCTGGGATGGACCGTGGCCTTGGCGAAGGCCAATGTGAAAGTGGTCGGGGCAATGAGAATGGCAAcggggagagccacgaggccccacttctggctcctcctcctccgccaccaccacctccgatgactcatgcggagatgatggcggatatgttggctgctcgtcgtgagtcagcccatgccatggagctgTTAGCATAGGCTATTGGTGGTTTCGCCCGTGGGGGCCATGGAGGCAATggcgggaatgggggtggtgcccattgtaacaccccggtgttatgccagcattcaggcactgcaaatcatgcatattgtacatcatcaagcatcctaatcatacatgcctaatcatgtaaataataactgaaaccctgcttcgaaacatatgaaacatgctcgtgaaacatgaatgttgcatacacttgtttagagttgtttttaccctaattatgcttgctaggttagtaaaacatgtttggctatgattgtaaatcatctagaattatttagcacagtttttggagcaaagtttgtattcaagcttttgacaaaatatgcatttgaaatctttattgaaaattgtcaaaaattctccctatttagcttttgcttcccaattcaaaatctatgcaaaatttttagttggtccctaaagcaaagttgtagaggattaaattataagcaacttttatttttgggacatttttaaaagatgtcattttcttgctcaaaatgacatttgaaaactggtatttgaaaatttcttgaaaatagaatttgaaaaagggttttctcctttcacgggccgccgcctcctttctggcccgccagccgaagccggcccatgCTCCACGCCATCCCGCGCTGCGCCTTCGCCATGGCCCAGCCCAACTcgcgcgcctggcctgcctccgcgctggcCCACTCGCCCGGCCTGCCCCAGCGCTACGCCGCGTcgttcccgcgcgccgcgcccgaccaCGTCAGGGCACGCTCGCCGGTcggccgccatgcgccggcgacgcacgccgcgcggcagcccTGGCCTACCTCACCctccacgcgctcgccttcaTCTGCTGCCCCCGCTGCGCTCCCCACTCCGCACTCCCACTCGGTCAGAAGCCACGACAGCAGCAGCTCGCGCCCGCTCTCGCCACCGaacgccgccgctgccccgcCGGCGACGTACCCTCCTTCCACGCCTTCTTCCTTCGATTCCTGATGTCAGCAGCTCCGTCTTGGGTCCATGCATCGCTTGCACTTGCTCGTGGCCGCCGTCATCGAGGTAAGGGCCGAGCTtggccgcctccttcctctccggcgagcgCACTGCCGCGGTCGCGTGGTCTGTCATGCCGCCGGGCCAACGCCACCCTCGCAGTCGGTGCGGCTCAGCGTGGTGTGCACGCTGGCACCGCCCGCGCCACCGGAagggctcgccgccggtgagcaccggccggtggagctcctcccctgctctcggGTCACTAACCCATGGGGCCGCAGGGCCCAGCTGCAGTGGCCTATGGAAGTTTCGGGTGCACAGCACCTGGTGCACCCAGCATTTTCGTCGGCTGATTTTAAAAGGGAATTAAGAAATGAATTTTCAGATTTCTGttaaatactttggaaaatgtttgtgtactcattttggctccaaatttgttgaaacaaattttgctaggtttcttgtcaccagatctacatgataaaaatattgaatgtcatttttgagatacttttctgtagagctttaattaattcttgatattgctgatatcttgaaaaatggttaataaatcctatatgtatcagaaaaatatgattttaagtgtgttattcttcttgtgtaatgtacttcctaggaaaaatatatgccatgcatgtcttgtagaaaaattatgaggtgtagttcaagtgcctttaatggctgatttttgttatttttgctagagagcaaaatttgtataaaatatgcatgtgataatttttgtacagtgattatttgttgtgtagaacatgggaaaaatatttcatctgttgtttgacacttttcacagtacaaagtattttcatgttcataatcaagccctagcttgttatttttgtataggctaatccactcatccaaatgccataaaaatctgatggtagactacttagggtagtactgagctatggtaattttctaagatttttctgagctataaaatagatgttgttattcaaacctattattaactagggttaatcaaatgttactttgtgtatgcttaaggaattagtgaagctttggtgtatctttgaagcatttaatgagatgtgttaacttagcatattagtagtagaagagaatgtagtagatgacatgtgcttatagtatatgttcttggatgatgttgactaccttgcattcaagcatatcccttgtgttcatttcatccgatgcacttttgcataagcacttacgcacatgcatcatacaggatcgcaaaccgagaacccagtcgtcatacctgaggagcccaaggaacagctcgaggtgcagccgcaggaagtgactgaagccgacgaggaggacgttgaggaacttccggagtgcccagatcaccgcccgagctcctttgagagaggcaagccccaaagcattttctccccggtttgcaattgttaattaaatgctttactttaattaatgcattacgttcaggagttgtttgcaaccgttgctgcattataccttgtctacctttgttatactatatccttgttaccctagtatccgcagtcgagtcaatgcttagctggcttagaccggtagaagtcgggtgattttctgtcacctgcgagctataggtggttacctggatctacttGGATAACTatatagtcatggtataactaagtgttaaatgaagttgagagcggatggagacttacagagttttggactgtagtgctttccgtctgtgtcgattaaggaccgaccgttgttgggcctcgagtcatgttgaacgcatgccttacatttagctggccaaataaagtacctttcgaccgcgaagctaggagattattcgggccgagtagattgcccgcaacgcactgtgccggagcaggtgtggtaggacacgggggcgagatgataagaccaaagtgcagtcagtcggcccccgggtacatgtggttcctggcaaactcgagattctcggatagttgactcggtgaccaatacctcactttagcgggtgagtgaggtttgtgtaaggaataaatcaccagctggttaggaatcgattcaaatcgccatcgctcctggatagtgagcacttgacttgagtgacttcatcgtagtaatgttaatggaacaagtggacagttataatgaatatgacattatggaagttgttaatgatcattggttatcattatttgcttaatcatatgcctgctctagtataggtgcaaatataGTCGATAGGTTaacaataattaacttgacaataatgcttttggaaaggttcttgaaatgctaaaaatgcctctttttgcaaatgagtcagctaccctactataaagcccttcataatccttggtgtcaccttattttcggttatgtcgggtaagtctagctgagtaccttctcgtactcagggttttattcccacttgttgcagatgggcagatgtattacggctactgtatcaactgtctttatcctgcgatgggtgatgcttaggaccatgggcatggtcattccttacgtctcgtctgatgcttttgttggagatgatcattagctggcactataattgaactccatgtgagtgtgtgtggttttgaacaaatggctt
This sequence is a window from Miscanthus floridulus cultivar M001 chromosome 10, ASM1932011v1, whole genome shotgun sequence. Protein-coding genes within it:
- the LOC136488621 gene encoding vegetative cell wall protein gp1-like, which codes for MLHAIPRCAFAMAQPNSRAWPASALAHSPGLPQRYAASFPRAAPDHVRARSPVGRHAPATHAARQPWPTSPSTRSPSSAAPAALPTPHSHSVRSHDSSSSRPLSPPNAAAAPPATYPPSTPSSFDS